The following coding sequences are from one Mycosarcoma maydis chromosome 23, whole genome shotgun sequence window:
- a CDS encoding chromatin modification protein (related to TAF9 - TFIID and SAGA subunit), with product MVTYDATASYGSSGSYADTGLRGPVPRDARLIALILSSMGVSDVEPAVLLQLLEFAHRYTYDVLSDALVYSDHANSRQAGSNLSLDDVNLAIQSRVNYSFTKPPEKDMLLALASTVNAIPLPPISDRHGVRLPAAQHCLTNVNFSIVPNPLPADFDDFEQAPPPLDPACPTSNGSGGGGVSQSTLADTQASTGSNLFDSNPARPARDKDDYDNDDADMSADDASVTTLHPSQSQTHLAPDTADPSSQSHTQSLPNTDSSRGVKRSLDEDDEYD from the exons ATGGTGACTTACGATGCCACGGCGTCTTACGGCTCGTCCGGCTCGTATGCTGACACGGGACTTCGCGGACCTGTACCGCGCGATGCTCGACTGATCGCACTCATCCTCTCGTCCATGGGGGTGTCGGATGTTGAACCGGCAGTGCTTcttcagctgctcgaattTGCACATCGGTACACGTACGATGTGCTCTCGGATGCACTTGTCTACTCGGACCATGCAAACTCTCGGCAGGCAGGCAGCAACCTTTCGCTCGACGATGTCAACCTGGCTATTCAGAGTAGGGTGAATTACAGTTTCACCAAACCGCCTGAGAAGGAT ATGCTACTCGCACTAGCTAGCACAGTCAACGCGATACCGCTTCCACCCATCTCGGATAGACATGGCGTAAGGCTGCCTGCAGCACAACACTGTCTTACGAATGTCAACTTTAGCATTGTGCCGAACCCGCTTCCTGCGGACTTTGACGATTTCGAACaagcaccaccgccgctcGACCCTGCATGCCCGACATCCAACGGTTCTGGCGGCGGCGGGGTAAGTCAATCCACGCTCGCAGACACACAGGCATCCACGGGCTCAAACCTGTTCGATTCAAATCCAGCCAGACCCGCTCGAGACAAAGACGACTATgacaacgacgatgcagacaTGTCGGCCGATGATGCCAGTGTAACCACCCTTCATCCAAGTCAGTCGCAAACCCACTTGGCTCCAGATACCGCCGACCCGTCCAGTCAATCCCACACCCAATCCTTACCCAATACCGAC
- a CDS encoding mitochondrial 37S ribosomal protein uS14m (related to MRP2 - mitochondrial ribosomal protein, small subunit) codes for MPVRPNARVLRDMATRQAVQSNELVRRAFKYIARNTTLPQKVRHQAQLQLNQFPNKTRPVSVSNRCTETGRGRGIISEFGLCRYQFRMKALAGDLPGVKKASW; via the exons ATGCCAGTCCGACCAAACGCACGAGTGCTTCGCGACATGGCAACACGCCAAGCGGTCCAATCCAACGAACTCGTCCGTCGAGCTTTCAAATACATTGCACGCAACACTACGCTACCTCAAAAAGTGCGacaccaagctcaacttCAACTCAACCAGTTTCCCAACAAGACAAGACCCGTTAGCGTGTCAAATCGATGCACAGAAACAGGGCGCGGTCGAGGTATCATCTCGGAATTCGGCTTGTGCAGG TACCAGTTCAGGATGAAGGCGCTAGCTGGCGATCTGCCGGGCGTTAAAAAGGCTTCCTGGTGA
- a CDS encoding uncharacterized protein (related to multidrug resistant protein), whose product MSSVAASTARLASPTIQASHSASPLSGQDAVPSSPRCGALQLQPLTPSEIDAIKLVGAEDSRHWSHTKKWLTTVIISLMGFIAPLGSSILVPGNGFVDTSFTLHSRTLSLLPVSLFVIGLGIGPFVLAPCSETVGRQPVYVITSLLFIVFNLASAFSPNFVVLNVLRTLAGAAGSTGPSLGAGSIGDMFGPRERGRAQSLYGLGPLMGPVLGSIIGCFIAAATRDWRWLLHTLTIMSAVVFVVIVLFLDETYAPVLLSKKRDRAIRQRLLDMQQQNAVTATSIKNSSSVQNRLNSFRRLLPSKHILHKIGTAQSRPFRLLFTNPICAIFSYYLGFCYGIIYLFLTQHPLLFQTRKGEPDAPPEAILPTYNWGLGVSGLSYLGLGLGFLVAAFTNAALQDEVYARLVLADGKVGWWLLKHREEMTTILREREFDEQARDVEKQAASGSERFDMTTTTTSSRRSKDGVAEGTNSALGNVTPVVNADDAVHTTTNHTVSSTDKKGWLGMPSSTDTPKKGRPEYRLPLCLVGMLILPVGLLVFGWSAANQTHFIVPLIGSFLVGCATILCFQTILVYLVDAFVPYSASATACAVLIRSLLAAAFPLCAEYMFEDLGYGWSCTLLAAIAMLGLPVPLILYKYGERLRTRYKFNG is encoded by the coding sequence ATGTCGTCAGTGGCTGCATCAACAGCGCGGTTGGCATCGCCGACGATACAGGCTTCACATTCGGCATCACCTCTTTCGGGCCAAGATGCGGTCCCATCATCACCGAGATGTGGCGCTTTGCAACTACAGCCTCTCACACCATCAGAGATCGACGCGATCAAGCTGGTTGGCGCCGAAGACTCGCGGCACTGGTCGCACACCAAAAAATGGCTCACAACCGTCATCATCTCGCTCATGGGATTCATCGCTCCGCTTGGCTCCTCTATCCTGGTGCCTGGAAATGGGTTTGTCGATACATCGTTTACCCTGCACTCGCGaacgctgtcgctgctACCGGTTTCGCTGTTTGTGATTGGTCTGGGCATCGGACCATTCGTGCTGGCACCATGCTCGGAAACCGTCGGCCGACAACCGGTCTACGTCATCACGTCGCTCCTGTTCATCGTGTTCAATCTTGCTTCGGCGTTCAGCCCGAACTTTGTGGTGCTCAACGTGTTGAGGACGTTGGCAGGCGCAGCTGGAAGCACAGGACCCAGCTTGGGCGCCGGTAGCATTGGAGATATGTTTGGTCCACGTGAACGCGGTAGGGCACAGTCGCTGTATGGGTTGGGACCACTGATGGGGCCTGTATTGGGCTCCATTATCGGCTGCTTCATTGCGGCAGCAACAAGAGACTGGAggtggctgctgcacaCATTGACCATCATGAGTGCCGTTGTATTTGTCGTCATCgtgctcttcctcgacgAGACGTACGCACCGGTCTTGTTGAGCAAGAAACGCGACAGGGCGATCCGACAACggctgctcgacatgcaACAGCAAAACGCCGTCACAGCTACCTCGATCAAGAATTCAAGCTCGGTGCAAAACCGTCTCAACTCGTTCAGGCGGCTGCTTCCCAGCAAACACATTCTGCACAAGATCGGCACTGCACAAAGTCGACCTTTCAGACTGCTGTTCACCAATCCGATCTGTGCCATTTTTTCGTACTACCTAGGATTTTGTTATGGCATCATCTACCTGTTCCTAACCCAGCACCCGCTGCTGTTTCAGACGAGGAAGGGCGAGCCTGATGCTCCACCGGAAGCTATCCTACCGACGTACAACTGGGGACTCGGCGTTTCAGGGTTGAGTTACCTCGGGTTGGGCTTGGGTTTTTTGGTGGCAGCGTTTACCAACGCCGCATTGCAGGATGAGGTCTATGCACGATTGGTGTTGGCGGATGGTAAAGTCGGGTGGTGGTTGTTGAAGCATCGAGAagagatgacgacgatatTGAGGGAGCGCGAGTTCGATGAGCAAGCCAGAGATGTGGAAAAGCAGGCCGCGAGTGGATCAGAGCGATTCGATATGACAACTACCACTACCAGCAGTAGGAGGAGTAAAGACGGTGTTGCTGAAGGGACGAATTCTGCGCTTGGCAATGTTACGCCAGTCGTGAACGCGGACGATGCTGTTCACACGACCACCAACCACACTGTCAGCAGCACGGACAAGAAAGGCTGGCTCGGCATGCCATCCAGCACGGACACGCCCAAGAAAGGTCGGCCCGAATACCGCCTTCCACTGTGCTTGGTCGGGATGCTGATTCTGCCCGTCGGCCTACTCGTCTTCGGCTGGAGCGCCGCCAACCAGACCCACTTCATCGTCCCGCTCATCGGCAGCTTCCTCGTTGGATGCGCCACGATTCTGTGCTTCCAGACCATCCTCGTCTACCTAGTCGACGCTTTCGTACCTTACTCAGCTTCCGCCACCGCGTGCGCGGTGCTTATCAGATCGCTCctcgcagcagctttcCCGCTGTGTGCCGAATACATGTTCGAAGACCTCGGCTACGGATGGAGCTGCACTCTACTCGCAGCCATAGCCATGCTAGGTTTGCCCGTCCCTCTGATCCTGTACAAGTACGGAGAGCGCTTGAGAACGAGGTACAAGTTCAACGGGTAA
- a CDS encoding uncharacterized protein (related to COX15 - cytochrome oxidase assembly factor), protein MAALAHAMSPRLLGLRLAAAAAAPSVVAVTPRVALMLPAIAFATGATTKHRSMTSATARRPSIGLSTSVLTMRSLSPKTESIVLKCIATRSSFTCQQRSQSTAAAELASSMQPGSSTAQASSTPLVSKRIVALHLYALAFLVYAIVVVGGLTRLTESGLSITEWNPGFKGMRLPMTTPEWQAEWDKYKQTPEFLLLNSKMSLDDFKSIYMWEWGHRVLGRVIGVAFVLPAAFFVTRRWVAAGTRWKLLAIAAGIGFQGFLGWFMVESGLTAPQAGNSDKPKMASVSVPVMRDDHPNSTADTDGGRIRFDATVAAEQSTSTLSSQTTVAAAAADWTPRVSHFRLAMHMGTAFLVYLAMLHTGLAVQRDYNTATMSGHVSGVRARSQAALEQLANTLNHPLLRSHSRLTKLVAGLVFTTAMSGALVAGLDAGLVYNEFPTMGDGRIAPPMHELIDDRFAQRADRSDKVWRNLTQNPVTVQLIHRTLAITTATTVVLLAWRTHRLNRTYAAAAANMAKSSSLASCSLLPSLPPRLLSLANISVGVVALQVTLGITTLIYLVPIPLASAHQAGSLALLSVLLASISALRPIPTAILAALRSGNSHVLSRSTSSSSSLHAHTLKRVRA, encoded by the coding sequence ATGGCTGCGTTAGCACATGCCATGTCGCCAAGGCTTCTAGGGCTTCggctggcagcagcggcggctgcACCATCGGTAGTCGCGGTGACACCCAGAGTGGCGCTGATGTTGCCGGCGATAGCGTTTGCCACTGGTGCTACGACCAAACATCGCTCAATGACGAGCGCGACTGCACGACGACCATCGATTGGGCTATCAACGTCGGTCCTGACTATGCGCTCGCTATCACCAAAGACTGAATCGATTGTCCTCAAATGCATCGCAACTCGAAGCAGCTTCACATGCCAACAGCGGTCTCAATCTAcagccgccgccgagcttgcATCATCCATGCAAcccggcagcagcaccgctcAAGCCTCATCGACACCGCTCGTATCGAAACGCATCGTCGCTCTTCACCTGTATGCACTCGCGTTCCTCGTCTacgccatcgtcgttgtGGGTGGTCTGACGCGACTCACCGAATCTGGTCTCTCGATCACTGAGTGGAACCCGGGCTTCAAAGGTATGCGTCTACCCATGACCACCCCAGAGTGGCAAGCCGAATGGGACAAGTACAAGCAGACACCCGAattcctcctcctcaacAGCAAGATGAGTCTCGACGATTTCAAGTCGATCTACATGTGGGAGTGGGGCCATCGTGTGTTGGGTCGTGTCATTGGCGTTGCATTTGTCCTCCCTGCCGCATTCTTTGTCACACGCAGATGGGTTGCCGCTGGCACGAGATGGAAACTGCTGGCGATTGCAGCGGGGATAGGCTTCCAAGGCTTTCTGGGTTGGTTCATGGTCGAGTCGGGTCTCACTGCTCCACAAGCTGGCAACAGTGACAAGCCCAAGATGGCCAGTGTTTCGGTACCGGTGATGAGAGACGATCATCCGAACTCTACCGCGGATACGGATGGTGGCAGGATCAGATTCGATGCGACAGTTGcggcagagcagagcaccTCGACTCTGTCGTCGCAGACCAcggtagcagcagcagcagcagactGGACACCGCGAGTGTCGCATTTCCGACTGGCCATGCATATGGGCACGGCATTCCTCGTGTACCTCGCCATGCTGCACACTGGACTTGCAGTGCAGCGCGACTACAACACGGCTACCATGAGCGGTCACGTCTCTGGTGTCCGTGCTAGGTCGCaagctgcgctcgagcagctcgcaaaCACGCTCAACCATCCGCTGCTGCGTTCGCATTCTCGACTCACCAAACTGGTCGCTGGCCTCGTCTTCACCACCGCCATGTCCGGGGCGTTGGTAGCAGGCTTGGATGCGGGATTGGTTTATAACGAGTTTCCCACCATGGGCGATGGGCGTATTGCACCACCCATGCACGAGCTCATTGACGACCGTTTCGCCCAACGCGCCGATCGATCCGACAAAGTGTGGCGCAACCTCACGCAGAACCCGGTCACTGTGCAACTCATCCACCGTACACTCGCCATCACTACCGCCACCAcggtcgtcttgctcgcaTGGAGAACGCACCGTCTGAACCGCACTtacgcagcagctgctgccaacatGGCCAAATCGTCGTCTttggcgtcttgctcgctccTGCCATCTCTGCCACCGAGACTGTTGTCGTTGGCCAACATCTCGGTAGGCGTAGTGGCTTTACAGGTTACACTTGGTATCACAACATTGATCTACTTGGTCCCTATTCCGCTAGCCTCGGCGCACCAGGCTGGCTCTCTCGCTTTGCTTTCTGTTCTGCTCGCTTCCATATCGGCATTGCGCCCCATCCCCACAGCTATCCTTGCCGCCCTGCGCTCTGGCAACTCTCATGTCCTCAGTCGCTCtacctcgtcgtccagtTCCCTTCACGCTCACACGCTAAAGCGTGTCCGTGCATGA
- a CDS encoding uncharacterized protein (related to YOP1 - Ypt-interacting protein) — MAAQAQQIQQKVEYFVAQIDKELSRYPALKKFEQTVPVPKAYAALGAFGIFTLFVFFNIAAGFLTNLLGFFVPAYFSLKALESPQPQDDIQWLTYWVVFGLFTFLETFINIVLYYIPWYYTIKTLAIVWLMLPQTQGAKMVYSRIIRPVFLTTQKTVHQANASTPAAPAETH, encoded by the coding sequence ATGGccgctcaagctcagcaaaTCCAGCAAAAGGTGGAATACTTTGTCGCTCAGATCGACAAGGAGCTTTCTAGGTACCCGGCTCTGAAGAAGTTTGAGCAGACCGTGCCTGTTCCCAAGGCCTACGCTGCGCTCGGTGCTTTCGGCATCTTCACGCTTTTCGTGTTTTTCAAcattgctgctggcttCTTGACCAATCTGCTCGGCTTTTTTGTGCCCGCCTACTTTtcgctcaaggcgctcgagagCCCGCAGCCGCAGGACGACATCCAGTGGCTCACCTACTGGGTCGTATTTGGCCTGTTTACCTTCCTCGAAACGTTTATCAACATTGTTCTCTACTACATCCCCTGGTACTACACTATCAAGACACTTGCGATCGTCTGGCTCATGCTTCCGCAGACGCAGGGCGCCAAGATGGTCTATAGCCGCATCATTCGACCCGTCTTCCTGACCACTCAAAAGACTGTGCACCAGGCTAACGCGAGCACCCCCGCTGCGCCTGCCGAGACCCACTAA
- a CDS encoding mitochondrial 54S ribosomal protein bL19m (related to 50S ribosomal protein L19), giving the protein MSASGSYKQLTALLRSLRVGSSSSAWSIASSSTSRRGFSSSRAQHQPPTLSSSKAASNSQQQRSATYPFSSAALIPDVPAFVSTKQGITPPPEPKTIFDAVMPRVHSDLRARYDPGNRLTKLFDRKSAHRIPPGSVLIVESWTSPLKTNFSSFSGVLIAVRRRGVSTSFVLRNLVQKLGVEMRFNLYSPLLKDVRVIQKAEAGKNDKSGKLRRTRRAKLYYLRKDDRRLAGIGNVIKQQRLHEEKKAHEMAKRRGSRR; this is encoded by the exons ATGTCAGCATCAGGATCGTACAAACAGCTGACGGCGCTGTTGCGCTCGCTTCGGGTGGGATCGAGTagctcggcttggtcgatcgcttcgtcgtctacatctcgacgaggctTTTCTTCGTCTCGGGCCCAGCATCAACCACCGACGTTGTCCTCATCAAAAGCAGCGTCGAACTCTCAACAACAGCGAT CCGCAACATATCCCTTCTCATCAGCCGCGCTCATCCCCGACGTTCCAGCATTTGTCTCGACCAAACAGGGTATCACACCTCCTCCAGAGCCCAAGACAATTTTTGATGCCGTCATGCCACGCGTGCATTCGGATCTTCGAGCGCGCTACGATCCAGGCAACCGTCTGACCAAGCTCTTTGACCGCAAATCTGCGCATCGTATCCCACCCGGTTCGGTGCTCATCGTCGAGTCATGGACTTCGCCGCTGAAAACCAACTTTTCCTCGTTCTCCGGTGTGCTCATTGCCGTCCGGCGTCGCGGAGTATCGACGTCGTTTGTGCTGCGTAACCTGGTGCAAAAGCTGGGTGTGGAGATGCGTTTCAACCTCTACTCGCCCCTGCTCAAGGATGTACGCGTGATTCAGAAGGCTGAGGCGGGCAAGAACGACAAGTCGGGTAAACTGAGGAGGACCAGGAGGGCCAAGCTGTACTACTTGAGAAAGGACGACAGGAGGTTAGCCGGTATCGGAAATGtgatcaagcagcagaggtTGCACGAGGAAAAGAAGGCACACGAGATGGCAAAGCGTCGCGGTAGTCGCAGATGA
- a CDS encoding uncharacterized protein (related to NOT3 - general negative regulator of transcription, subunit 3): protein MAARKLQTEIDKTLKKVAEGVESFEDMFELLQRATNATQKEKMESDLKTQIKKLQRLRDQIKTWLQSNDIKDKKPLLDNRKLIETQMEKFKAIEKEMKTKAFSKEGLIAAAKMNPKDREKAEISEWLSTQVDELSRQVESAEAEIETISGSGKKKKGSAKDERASTLENANDRRNWHISRLEILLRMLENGNLETERVTDIKEDISYFVESNMEEDFEEDEGIYDDLNLDDGEEAFGLKETDDMHSNVDSNAGMDDLSFRDTKDTPTKPRRDSLVDINSSGFNSNSNNNSNNNNAPTTTTTTTSSSSSSNNNNVATSSSNKKEESAPSPVSAAPAQSAPSPVAATSANRKTTRKTSQEPVAVPKEKTVPTANFAQAKAPASSQSAVLSPPKVPSAAPLPPIRYAAAAAAAVAASATASANEATASSPSTTTGSIATDAVSDSVNASSTASAAPGSQTQPSSGATQTVGAPVTPAKSSVEALKNEGADKARSASPAPPGHGKVEPNSNAGAAASAGGGSAQDGASTLSGFQPAQLAASSAAASVVQPAGGGAGTAAQQAAAQKEAGTEARLPTSLTDLVSSFESAKQKSLRRDANLGLVYKSLESSFMTVPEAVDSDKPKYYVAKNPFPTPSYYPQTPASVFDNPALYSKFDVDTLFYIFYYQQGTYHQYLAAKELKKQSWRFHKQYLTWFQRHSEPQAITDEYEQGVYVYFDWEGSWCQRKKSDFRFEYRWLEDN from the coding sequence ATGGCGGCGAGAAAGTTGCAAACAGAGATCGACAAGACGTTGAAAAAGGTGGCAGAAGGGGTCGAGAGTTTTGAAGACATGTTTGAACTGCTCCAACGAGCGACAAATGCGACGCAAAAGGAAAAGATGGAGTCGGACCTCAAGACAcagatcaagaagctgcagcgtctGCGTGATCAGATCAAGACGTGGCTGCAAAGCAACGACATCAAAGACAAGAAGCCGCTGCTCGATAACCGCAAACTCATCGAGACGCAGATGGAGAAGTTCAAGGCGATCGAAAAGGAGATGAAGACCAAGGCTTTCTCCAAAGAAGGACTCATAGCTGCCGCAAAGATGAATCCCAAGGACCGCGAAAAGGCAGAGATCTCGGAATGGCTTTCGACACAAGTGGACGAGCTATCGCGACAGGTCGAGTcggcagaagcagagatCGAAACCATCTCGGGCTctggcaagaagaaaaagggCTCCGCCAAGGATGAACGAGCCTCTACGCTGGAAAACGCCAACGACCGCAGAAATTGGCACATCTCGCGGCTCGAGATCCTTTTGCGCATGTTGGAGAACGGCAATCTGGAAACTGAACGCGTCACGGACATCAAGGAGGACATTTCCTACTTTGTCGAATCCAACATGGAGGAAGACTTtgaggaggacgagggtATCTATGATGATCTGAAtctcgatgatggcgaggaggCGTTCGGTCTCAAGGAGACTGACGACATGCACAGCAATGTCGATTCGAACGCGGGTATGGACGACCTTAGCTTCCGCGATACTAAGGACACGCCCACAAAGCCACGCCGAGACAGCTTGGTTGATATCAACAGCAGTGGCTTCAACAGCAATAGCAACAACAAtagcaacaacaacaacgcccccaccaccaccaccaccaccaccagcagcagcagcagcagcaacaacaacaatgTCGCCACTAGCTCCTCCAACAAGAAGGAGGAGTCGGCACCATCTCCAGTGTCGGCGGCACCAGCGCAATCTGCTCCTTCACCGGTCGCAGCCACATCGGCCAACAGAAAGACGACCAGAAAGACATCTCAGGAGCCTGTGGCAGTACCAAAGGAGAAGACGGTTCCTACGGCCAACTTTGCGCAAGCCAAAGCGCCTGCTTCGTCGCAGTCCGCTGTTCTTTCGCCACCCAAGGTACCGAGCGCCGCACCGTTGCCGCCTATTCGGTatgctgcggctgcggctgctgcggtggCGGCGAGTGCTACTGCGTCTGCGAACGAGGCTACGGCATCGTCCCCTTCAACAACGACAGGATCGATTGCTACTGATGCGGTATCTGATTCGGTCAACGCTTCATCAACAGCCTCTGCAGCACCGGGCTCGCAAAcgcagccaagctcggGAGCGACACAGACGGTTGGAGCACCTGTGACGCCTGCCAAGTCAAGCGTagaggcgctcaagaacgAGGGAGCAGACAAGGCAAGATCGGCATCGCCAGCACCCCCTGGGCACGGCAAGGTGGAGCCGAACAGCAatgcaggcgcagcagcaagtgcTGGCGGTGGCTCAGCACAGGATGGTGCAAGCACGTTGTCAGGATTCCAGCCGGCGCAACTGGCAGCATcttcggcggcggcgagTGTGGTTCAGCCTGCAGGTGGAGGAgcaggcacagcagcacagcaagcgGCAGCACAGAAGGAAGCGGGCACGGAAGCGCGATTGCCGACGTCGCTGACGGACCTGGTGTCGTCGTTCGAGTCTGCCAAGCAAAAATCGTTGCGTCGAGATGCGAATTTGGGGCTGGTGTACAAGTCGCTGGAGTCGTCGTTTATGACGGTTCCTGAGGCAGTTGACTCGGACAAGCCAAAGTACTATGTGGCCAAGAACCCATTTCCTACGCCGAGCTACTACCCGCAAACGCCGGCGAGCGTGTTTGACAATCCGGCGCTGTACTCAAAGTTTGACGTGGATACGCTGTTCTACATTTTCTACTACCAGCAGGGCACGTACCACCAGTATTTGGCAGCCAAGGAGTTGAAAAAGCAGAGCTGGCGATTCCACAAGCAATACTTGACCTGGTTCCAGAGGCATTCGGAGCCACAGGCGATTACGGACGAATACGAGCAGGGAGTGTACGTCTACTTTGACTGGGAGGGTAGTTGGTGTCAGCGCAAAAAGTCGGATTTCCGATTCGAGTATCGATGGTTGGAGGACAACTAG
- a CDS encoding U2-type spliceosomal complex subunit CWC21 (related to CWC21 - protein involved in RNA splicing by the spliceosome) encodes MYNGIGLKTARGTGTNGYVQRNLSNFEAGKKRWNKRDATDEVGSDTRLGPDAAILEHERKRAVEVKCMELRVELEDDDVADDEIEERVAQLRETLNAQLAEQTNESAASSYESGRAKETRLRHMGTHQQIQTKQHLDRRFAIAVGVESGYRQADAFNRDLQELKKSERIHQQRQAYQQRQLARASHASTQPPPHPPARCSSTHSQSTSSSSPSSPPRKRARSRSASQDSSARSSSSHASPRSPTPRTTSHVASYSSYSSRSRSRSRSRSPLSHSRSSRSRSRSRSRSRSRSRSPLSHSRSSRSRSPSRSRSPSRCASSRSRSPAHRPRRHSSSRVNPPGPPPRRPAGL; translated from the coding sequence atGTACAACGGTATTGGACTCAAGACGGCACGTGGAACGGGCACGAATGGGTACGTGCAACGCAACCTCTCCAACTTCGAGGCTGGAAAGAAGCGGTGGAACAAGCGTGATGCGACCGATGAGGTCGGGTCGGATACACGTCTTGGTCCCGACGCAGCGATTTTGGAGCACGAGCGAAAGCGAGCGGTGGAAGTGAAGTGCATGGAGCTgcgcgtcgagctcgaggacgacgatgtggccgatgacgagatcgaggagcgCGTAGCCCAACTTCGCGAGACGCTGAATGCACAGCTGGCGGAGCAGACGAACGagtcagcagcatcgtcttACGAAAGCGGTAGAGCAAAAGAGACTCGACTGCGTCATATGGGCACGCATCAGCAAATCCAGACTAAGCAGCACTTGGATCGACGCTTCGCAATCGCGGTTGGTGTCGAGAGCGGATATCGACAAGCCGACGCATTCAACCGCGACCTGCAGGAGCTCAAGAAATccgagcgcatccaccaACAACGTCAGGCGTACCAACAGAGACAGCTCGCGCGAGCAAGCCACGCTTCCACCCAGCCTCCACCCCATCCTCCCGCACGTTGCTCTTCCACACACTCCCaatccacctcgtccagctcgccatcttcaCCGCCACGCAAGAGAGCCAGATCGCGCTCCGCATCACAAGACTCGTCCGCTCgctccagctcgagccacGCAAGCCCCCGTAGCCCCACCCCCCGCACCACATCACACGTCGCATCCTACTCTTCCTACTcgtctcgttctcgttctcgctctcgctctcgctctccgcTATCCCATTCGCGCTcttcgcgctcgcgctcccgttctcgttctcgttctcgctctcgctctcgttctCCGCTATCCCATTCGCGCTCTTCGCGCTCCCGTTCACCTTCACGCTCGCGCTCACCTTCTCGTTGCGCCTCGTCGCGCTCTCGCAGTCCGGCGCACAGACCGCGCAGACACTCGTCGTCTCGCGTGAACCCGCCCGGCCCCCCACCGCGCCGACCTGCCGGCCTCTAA